One Danio rerio strain Tuebingen ecotype United States chromosome 22, GRCz12tu, whole genome shotgun sequence genomic window carries:
- the mfap2 gene encoding microfibrillar-associated protein 2 isoform X1 — translation MRLCYLLLLSLPGLLAQVQNYDEDYTDIFGNSNNYDNPFFYQQQILQTQTSGPEQNALDVQTEPTEPGPLDCREEQYPCTRLYSVHQPCKQCLNSICFYSLRRMYLINKEVCVRTVCAHEELLRADLCRDQFPRCGVMAHIGQCGAMGSNCARSCGSC, via the exons ATGAGACTCTGTTACCTGCTTCTGCTGTCACTGCCGG gtcTGCTGGCTCAGGTGCAGAACTATGATGAGGATTATACAGACATCttcg GTAACAGCAACAACTACGACAACCCCTTCTTCT ACCAGCAGCAGATATTACAGACGCAGACGTCAGGGCCTGAACAGAACG CGCTGGATGTACAGACAGAGCCGACTGAACCTGGACCGCTGG actgtCGTGAGGAGCAGTATCCCTGCACTCGGCTCTATTCTGTCCATCAGCCGTGTAAACAGTGTCTGAACAGCATCTGCTTCTACAG tctgcGCAGAATGTATTTGATCAATAAGGAGGTGTGTGTGCGGACGGTGTGTGCACATGAGGAGCTCTtgagag CGGATCTGTGTCGTGACCAGTTCCCCCGCTGTGGTGTAATGGCGCACATTGGCCAGTGTGGGGCGATGGGGAGCAACTGCGCCAGGAGTTGTGGATcctgctaa
- the atad3 gene encoding ATPase family AAA domain containing 3, with product MSWLFGLNKGQSGGPPELPPPPAPPAPPGGSGAADKPKDKWSNFDPTGLERAAQAARELDQSRHAKEALDLARMQEQTVQMEHQGKIKEYEAAVEQLKGEQIRIQADERRKTLNEETRQHQARAQYQDKLARQRYDDQLRQQTLLNEENLRKQEESVQKQEAMRRATIEHEMDLRHKNEMLRVEAESKARARVERENADIIREQIRLKAAEHRQTVLESIRTAGAVFGEGFRAFISDWDKVTATVAGLTLLAAGVYSARNATAVAGRYIEARLGKPSLVRETSRFTVAEALKHPIKVVKRLQSKPQDALEGVVLSPPLEERVRDIAIATRNTRQNRGLYRNILMYGPPGTGKTLFAKKLAVHSGMDYAIMTGGDVAPMGRDGVTAMHKVFDWAATSRRGLLLFVDEADAFLRKRSTEKISEDLRATLNAFLYRTGEQSNKFMLVLASNQPEQFDWAINDRIDEIVNFMLPGPEERERLVRLYFDRYVLEPATGGRQRLKLAQFDYGQKCSEIAKRVEGMSGREISKLGVAWQAAAYSSEDGVLSEAMIDARVDAAVRQHRQKMDWLHGEGVLDNEGRPVAAETQTKAANMGFTPPLKAQEELRPLQEVPEDSQNKHDGTPV from the exons ATGTCGTGGCTGTTCGGGCTTAATAAAGGCCAGAGCGGCGGCCCACCGGAGCTCCCGCCGCCGCCCGCTCCCCCCGCTCCTCCCGGCGGCTCTGGAGCGGCGGACAAACCCAAGGACAAATGGAGCAACTTCGACCCGACTGGGCTGGAGCGCGCGGCGCAGGCGGCCAGAGAGCTGGACCAGTCcc GTCATGCCAAGGAGGCTCTGGATCTGGCGCGGATGCAGGAGCAGACGGTTCAGATGGAGCACCAGGGCAAGATcaag gagtaCGAGGCAGCAGTGGAGCAGCTGAAGGGTGAGCAGATCCGCATTCAGGCTGACGAGCGCAGGAAAACCCTGAACGAGGAGACCCGACAGCACCAGGCC agggCGCAGTATCAGGATAAACTGGCGCGGCAGCGGTACGACGACCAGCTCCGACAGCAG ACACTGCTGAACGAGGAGAACCTGCGCAAACAGGAGGAGTCCGTGCAGAAGCAGGAGGCCATgaggagag ccACCATTGAGCACGAGATGGACCTGCGGCACAAGAACGAGATGCTGCGCGTGGAGGCGGAGTCTAAAGCTCGCGCGCGTGTGGAGAGAGAGAACGCTGACATCATCAGAGAGCAGATCCGGCTGAAGGCGGCTGAGCACAGACAGACCGTGCTGGAGTCTatacg gactgCGGGAGCCGTGTTCGGCGAAGGGTTTCGTGCCTTCATTTCAGACTGGGATAAAGTCACGGCtacg GTAGCGGGGCTAACGCTGCTAGCGGCGGGTGTGTACTCCGCCAGGAACGCCACCGCGGTCGCCGGCCGCTACATCGAGGCTCGTCTGGGCAAACCGTCGCTGGTTCGGGAAACGTCTCGCTTCACTGTGGCGGAAGCTCTCAAACACCCCATCAAG gtggtGAAGCGTCTGCAGAGTAAACCGCAGGATGCGCTGGAGGGCGTGGTGCTCAGC ccgcCGCTGGAGGAGCGTGTGCGTGACATCGCCATCGCCACCAGGAACACCCGGCAGAACCGCGGCCTGTACCGAAACATCCTGATGTACGGCCCGCCCGGCACGGGGAAAACACTCTTCGCTAAG AAGCTGGCGGTGCATTCTGGGATGGATTACGCCATCATGACGGGGGGAGACGTGGCGCCGATGGGTCGAGACGGAGTGACGGCGATGCACAAGGTGTTCGACTGGGCGGCAACCAGCCGGCGcgg GCTGCTGCTGTTCGTGGATGAAGCTGACGCATTCCTGCGCAAGAGATCCACT gaGAAGATCAGCGAGGATCTGCGTGCAACTCTGAATGCATTCCTGTATCGCACTGGAGAACAGAGCaacaa gttcaTGCTGGTGTTGGCCAGTAATCAGCCGGAGCAGTTCGACTGGGCTATAAACGACCGAATCGACGAGATCGTGAACTTCATGCTGCCGGGCCCCGAGGAGCGCGAGAGACTGGTGCGGCTCTACTTCGACAGATACGTGCTGGAGCCGGCCACCGGGGGACGCCA gaggcTGAAGCTGGCTCAGTTTGATTATGGACAGAAGTGTTCAGAGATCGCCAAGCGTGTGGAAGGAATGTCTGGACGAGAAATCTCGAAACTCGGAGTCGCCTGGCAG gcGGCGGCGTACTCCTCGGAGGACGGGGTCCTGAGCGAGGCTATGATTGATGCGCGAGTAGACGCCGCGGTCCGCCAGCACCGGCAGAAGATGGACTGGCTGCACGGAGAGGGAGTTCTGGATAACGAGGGTCGGCCGGTGGCTGCAGAAACACAGACCAAAGCAGCCAACATGGGCTTCACACCGCCGCTCAAGGCACAGGAAGAGCTTAGGCCTCTACAGGAAGTGCCAGAGGACAGCCAGAACAAACATGATGGGACTCCCGTTTAA
- the sdhb gene encoding succinate dehydrogenase [ubiquinone] iron-sulfur subunit, mitochondrial precursor yields MAAVCFSLSRCCSAVHRPAVTAVRFAQTAAAPAAQPRIKKFQIYRWDPDTVGDKPRMQTYEIDLNTCGPMVLDALIKIKNEMDSTLTFRRSCREGICGSCAMNINGGNTLACLNKIDTNTSKVTKIYPLPHMYVVKDLVPDMSNFYAQYKSIEPYLKKKDESQQGKQQYLQSVEDRQKLDGLYECILCACCSTSCPSYWWNADKYLGPAVLMQAYRWMIDSRDDFTEDRLSKLQDPFSLYRCHTIMNCTRTCPKGLNPGKAIAEIKKMMVTYKQKDAVAA; encoded by the exons ATGGCGGCTGTGTGTTTCTCCTTGAGCCGCTGCTGCTCTGCTGTTCACCGGCCCGCCGTCACG gCGGTGCGGTTCGCGCAGACAGCAGCAGCTCCTGCAGCTCAGCCCAGGATCAAGAAGTTCCAGATTTATCGCTGGGATCCAGACACAGTCGGAGACAAACCTCGCATGCAGACATACGAGATCGACCTGAACAC GTGTGGGCCGATGGTTCTGGACGCACTCATCAAGATCAAGAATGAGATGGACAGCACACTGACCTTCCGGCGCTCCTGCAGAGAGG GCATCTGTGGCTCGTGTGCTATGAACATCAACGGTGGAAACACATTGGCGTGTTTGAATAAGATCGACACCAACACCAGCAAGGTGACCAAGATCTACCCGCTGCCGCACATGTATGTGGTGAAGGACCTGGTGCCC GACATGAGCAACTTCTACGCCCAGTATAAATCCATCGAGCCCTACCTGAAGAAGAAGGACGAGTCCCAGCAGGGGAAGCAGCAGTACCTGCAGAGCGTGGAGGACCGCCAGAAActg gacgGCCTGTACGAGTGTATCCTGTGCGCCTGCTGCAGCACCAGCTGTCCGAGTTACTGGTGGAACGCAGACAAGTATCTGGGTCCAGCCGTCCTCATGCAG GCGTACCGCTGGATGATCGACTCTCGGGATGATTTCACTGAGGACAGACTGTCCAAGCTGCAGGACCCGTTCTCTCTGTACCGCTGCCACACCATCATGAACTGCACCAGGACCTGCCCCAAG GGGCTGAATCCAGGAAAAGCCATCGCTGAGATCAAGAAGATGATGGTGACGTATAAGCAGAAGGACGCGGTGGCGGCGTAA
- the mfap2 gene encoding microfibrillar-associated protein 2 precursor (The RefSeq protein has 4 substitutions compared to this genomic sequence) — translation MRLCYLLLLSLPGLLAQVQNYDEDYTDIFGNSNNYDNPFFYQQQILQTQTSGPGQNALDGQTEPTEPGPLDCREEQYPCTRLYSVHQPCKQCLNSICFYSLRRMYVINKEVCVRTVCAHEELLRADLCRDQFPRCGVMAHIGQCGAMGSNCARSCGSY, via the exons ATGAGACTCTGTTACCTGCTTCTGCTGTCACTGCCGG gtcTGCTGGCTCAGGTGCAGAACTATGATGAGGATTATACAGACATCttcg GTAACAGCAACAACTACGACAACCCCTTCTTCT ACCAGCAGCAGATATTACAGACGCAGACGTCAGGGCCTGAACAGAACG CGCTGGATGTACAGACAGAGCCGACTGAACCTGGACCGCTGG actgtCGTGAGGAGCAGTATCCCTGCACTCGGCTCTATTCTGTCCATCAGCCGTGTAAACAGTGTCTGAACAGCATCTGCTTCTACAG tctgcGCAGAATGTATTTGATCAATAAGGAGGTGTGTGTGCGGACGGTGTGTGCACATGAGGAGCTCTtgagag CGGATCTGTGTCGTGACCAGTTCCCCCGCTGTGGTGTAATGGCGCACATTGGCCAGTGTGGGGCGATGGGGAGCAACTGCGCCAGGAGTTGTGGATcctgctaa
- the mrpl20 gene encoding large ribosomal subunit protein bL20m (The RefSeq protein has 1 substitution compared to this genomic sequence), whose amino-acid sequence MVFLTLSCWIRNRGPDRYWKVQELLKNARHFRGRKSRCYSLAVRAVRRAFVYASKARKAKRRSMRQLWITRIAAATREHGLKYPALVHQLLKCSVLLNRRMLCDLSITEPRSFLSLCRLARARQQEGLRAALGSGAEPPGVFSRITQLH is encoded by the exons ATGGTGTTCCTCACGCTCTCCTGCTGGATCCGGAACCGCGGACCCGACCGATACTGGAAGGTGCAGGAGCTGCTGAAGAACGCGCGg CATTTCCGCGGCAGGAAGAGCCGCTGCTACAGTCTGGCGGTGCGTGCGGTGCGCAGGGCCTTCGTTTACGCCAGCAAAGCACGGAAAGCCAAGAGACGCAGCATGAGACAG ctaTGGATCACACGGATCGCCGCCGCCACCAGAGAACACGGCCTGAAGTATCCAGCTCTCGTACACCAGCTGCTGAAG TGCAGTGTTCTGCTGAACAGGCGTATGCTGTGTGATCTGTCCATCACGGAGCCGCGCTCCTTCCTCTCTCTGAGCAGGCTGGCGCGGGCGCGGCAGCAGGAGGGTCTGAGGGCGGCGCTGGGGTCCGGAGCAGAGCCGCCGGGGGTCTTCTCACGTATCACTCAACTACACTGA